One genomic window of Diospyros lotus cultivar Yz01 chromosome 8, ASM1463336v1, whole genome shotgun sequence includes the following:
- the LOC127808302 gene encoding protein NRT1/ PTR FAMILY 4.5-like, with protein MGIFRDGRAQPQLQPKPGGNRAALFVYTTVGLENMAFVANAVSLVTYFYGYMNFSLTKSATTLTNFMGATFLLSLFGGFISDTYLSRVKTCILFGSIEVVGYAVLTAQAHFQVLRPFPCKDVPPSKTNQCEAATSSQVALLFAGLYLVAFGNSGVKAALPALGADQFDERDPKEAASLSSFFNWLLFSIIIGAMFGVTFLVWISTSQGWDWSFGVCTVAVLLAFLFLGMGKSIYRNNAPKGSPVISILQVFAAAIRNRNLPIPETNEELYEFQDKELGTRSEILQRSDQFRFLDRAAIARSIQGASTSHTPGPWSLCTVTQVEETKILLRMAPIILSTVFMNTCLAQLQTFTIQQSTTMDRSLMGFQVPGPSIPVIPLAFMFLLIPIYDRIFVPISRKFTGIPTGIRHLQRIGVGLVLSAISMAVAGIIETHRKSVATKHNMVDSAGPLPMSVFWLGFQYAIFGMADMFTLVGLLEFFYAEASSGMKAMSTAISWCSLAIGYFMSSVTVEVVNKVSGGWLASNNLNRDKLNYFYWLLAGLSIVNFGVYLWCSSWYRYKKVEEKQEVDTRDKDPKGKIELGRV; from the exons ATG GGTATCTTCAGAGATGGTAGAGCGCAACCTCAACTGCAACCAAAACCAGGAGGAAACAGAGCTGCCCTCTTTGTATACA CTACTGTGGGACTTGAGAACATGGCATTCGTTGCAAATGCTGTCAGCCTAGTGACCTACTTCTATGGATACATGAACTTCAGCTTGACAAAGTCGGCCACCACGCTTACAAACTTCATGGGGGCTACATTTTTATTGTCACTGTTTGGAGGGTTTATCTCGGACACCTACTTGTCCAGGGTCAAGACCTGCATACTGTTCGGAAGCATAGAAGTGGTG GGCTATGCTGTCCTGACAGCACAAGCACATTTCCAGGTGCTAAGACCCTTCCCCTGCAAAGATGTGCCCCCAAGCAAAACGAATCAATGTGAAGCTGCAACTAGCAGCCAGGTTGCTCTCCTTTTTGCGGGTTTGTATCTGGTTGCGTTTGGAAACAGTGGAGTTAAAGCCGCTCTCCCAGCTTTGGGAGCGGATCAATTCGATGAAAGAGACCCTAAGGAAGCAGCTTCACTTTCCAGCTTCTTCAACTGGCTGCTGTTTAGCATCATTATTGGAGCTATGTTTGGCGTCACATTCCTAGTTTGGATAAGTACCAGTCAGGGATGGGACTGGTCGTTCGGGGTTTGTACGGTTGCTGTCCTATTGGCATTTTTGTTCCTAGGCATGGGGAAATCAATTTATCGGAATAATGCACCCAAGGGAAGCCCAGTAATTAGCATTCTACAG GTGTTTGCAGCTGCCATACGGAACAGAAACCTTCCAATACCAGAGACTAATGAAGAGTTGTATGAGTTTCAAGACAAAGAATTAGGAACAAGAAGTGAAATTCTTCAAAGAAGTGATCAGTTCAG ATTTTTGGATAGAGCAGCCATTGCTAGAAGCATTCAAGGGGCATCAACTTCACACACTCCCGGACCCTGGAGCTTGTGCACAGTGACACAAGttgaagaaacaaaaattcTACTCCGCATGGCTCCTATTATACTGAGCACCGTATTCATGAATACATGTCTGGCTCAACTCCAAACATTTACCATTCAACAAAGCACTACCATGGACAGAAGCCTGATGGGATTTCAAGTTCCAGGGCCTTCCATCCCAGTAATTCCCTTGGCATTCATGTTCCTTCTAATCCCAATATATGACCGCATTTTTGTTCCGATATCGAGGAAATTCACAGGGATCCCAACTGGGATTAGACATCTCCAGCGAATTGGAGTAGGGCTGGTGCTATCAGCTATTTCTATGGCAGTTGCAGGAATCATAGAAACACACCGGAAATCAGTGGCTACCAAACACAATATGGTTGACTCTGCCGGTCCTTTGCCTATGAGCGTGTTTTGGCTTGGTTTCCAGTACGCAATCTTTGGAATGGCTGACATGTTTACACTCGTGGGGCTGCTAGAGTTCTTCTATGCGGAGGCCTCATCTGGCATGAAAGCAATGAGCACAGCCATCTCCTGGTGTTCACTGGCCATTGGGTATTTCATGAGCTCAGTCACAGTGGAGGTGGTGAACAAGGTGAGTGGTGGGTGGTTGGCCAGTAACAACTTGAACAGAGATAAGCTGAACTACTTCTATTGGCTATTAGCAGGGTTAAGCATAGTGAATTTTGgggtttatttatggtgttCATCTTGGTACAGATACAAGAAGGTAGAAGAGAAGCAAGAAGTAGATACTAGAGATAAAGATCCTAAGGGGAAAATTGAATTAGGAAGAGTCTAG